The following is a genomic window from Synechococcales cyanobacterium T60_A2020_003.
TAGAGTGTCCATCGGACAAAACCCCAACGACTCGTACAACGCCTGCGCCCTTGGATTATCAATATCCACACTGATGAACAGAGACTGAGCCTTAACCTGCTCTGCTTGGGAAATGCACTGCTGAAGCAACGCTGTACCAATCCCTTGCCCACGGCAATCTGCCCGAACAGCCAAGTTGCCAATGTAGAGCGTCTGAGCGGGATAGTCGTGCCTCAAAATCGCGTTGAGGAAAAAACGCTGTACCGCCTCTACCCACAGTCGTTGCCCCAAAGACAGTACCGCGTTGGCATCCGCCTGATCCGGCAAGCATTCCGTAGGAACCAAAACCACGACTCCAATCACCTCTCCTTCCTGCTCGGCAACCCAAATGTAGCGATGGCTAAACCGATTGTGCGATCGCTCCACAAGCATTGAGAGAACCGGAATAGCGCGATCGCCAAACAGGATTCTAAACAGCTCTGGCGCAGACTCGTAGATCAGTGCGGCAACTTGCGTGGACGAATGACGATCTAAGGTCATAGCGCAGTATTGAATGGAGTGAGGTGGTGGAGTCATAGAGGATGTTCTGGGTTGTGCTAGCCGATACCTGAGTTTAACCGCAAGCGGTTAAACTACCGTCGAGGCCAAATGCCAACCCAGTTTTTCTAGCTGCTTTTGAGAGCCACACACAACCATTTTATCAACCGGACAAGAAATAATCACACTCTCACTATCAGCTTGGATAATCTTCCCCTCAAGTGTGCGGTCCGGGCGATCGCATCGGACGTGCTACCCAATTTGCCATGCCATGATTCGTAACCCAACTCTTATACTCTAAGGTTAGGTCGCTCGGTCTACATTGGCGTCCTACCGATGTATCCACCAATAAGGTGATTTTTTGCGCCGAACCCAGGCTTGATTTCAAGGGGCATATTGATCTGGCTTGCGCCTGATATCCCTGCGATCGCAAGTTATAGCTCAGAGTTTTCAAACAAAGACTCTACCAACCTGTAGACCCTGATGCAACAACCGTATGGCTGCCGCATCAGGAACTCTGCCTTCCACGATCAGACCGAAAATCTGCATCAACGATTATCGGTCGTTCCCGCGATACTCTAATTCGTTATCGCTATCACGTCGATTGGCTTCCGTACTCTCGCTTTAGTAACCGTCACTGGGGAAGATAATAAAATCGCTGCGAATCCAGCCGATCGCGCCAGATTCTGGAAATCGCACTTCACACCAATTCAAATCACTACGTGCAGAATCAGTATCTACCACACAGTCCAAAATACTCACTCTGTCACCGACCAATCCATAGGCGATCGCCCGTGAATACTGTGTGGACTCACTCCGCACATTAATTTGAGCAGTTGGATCGGTAGCCGTCAGGGTGCCAATCCGATCACCACTGGAATAGGGGACAGTCGTTTCAAAGGCAGCCGTATCCCAGTACACCTAGATTGATTCATTGTTGAGTCTAAAGATTTGGCCTGCGTCTCCCAAGCCTGCTTGGCGATAGACGGGATTTCCGGCTGCGTCTACGAAATTACCGGGTACATCACCAACTGGGCTAAATTCATACACTGCACCTCCCTGAGTCTGAATCGTGATGTAGCCCTGGCGTTGCGAAAAGGTACAGGGCATTGAAGACGAGACGTAGTCCTCCCCGATGGGGTAAAAATCACAGTGAGCTTGTACGGGATCTGGACAAACCCACCGTGAACACGTCCATGGTCTCCCCGATGGGGTAAAAATCACAGTGAGCTTGTACGGTGTCTGCCTGGGCAACCCGTGTAAAGGCTATGGGCACAATGACACTCAGTACTGCGGCTGCAAATAGGTTTTGTAGTTTCATCGTTCACTCTCTTTCGTTAACAATGTTCAAATTCAGTTCTCTCAAGCCACCTATGAACCTGGGCAGGCAACAAGATTGAGTTGGGTTCCCCGTGCTTCCGCAACCCATCCGATCCGTTCATCACCGCTCAGACTGGTATAGGAAACCCGCTGCCAGGTGCACGGTGCAATGGTTTGCCGCTGGGGAGGTACGAGTCCGTAAACCCTAGATTGTCCCGCTGGCCCATCCGTTTGGCCTTGATAGGTTTGGGCTTGACCCGCTGGCGTTTCCCGTGCAATCAGTCCTAGGGTAGGTACCACTTGGTAACAGACCCCCGTTTCCGTTTCCGGCTCTGGCTAGGGATTGGGGCCAGCATCGCAGTTAAGTAAAAGCGTGGCTGCACGCACCCATCCCAGGGGTTCTTCAAGCTGGGCAACGCCCTCTCCCAATACCCCCGTCAGCGTGATTTGCGTGTAGGGTTCAATGTCGTCGAACGGCAGGGTCAGCGACGAATCTTTGTACACGGTCAATAGCGTTGCGCCGCTAGAACGGCACTGATCGATATAGCTGGGTCGCTCGAAAAGCGAAATGTCGTCCGACACAGCCGCATCCGCCGCATCCGTTGTTTCCTCCGCTGGGTCTTCCGCCGCCGCTTCGGTCGTGTCTTCTGCGATGGTCTCTGTCGGTTCTGATAACACTGGGTCAGAGGTATCAGCCGTTGAGGACGCATCCATTTCCGTCACTTCTGCTTCTGAAGCTGGTTCTTGAGCAATCTGCGGGTTGGCTAAAGCTGTACTTGATCCCAGAGCCGCACTCGCCATCATTAAGGTCAAGCTACTCGCACCGGATAAAAGCATTTTAATATTCATTTACAAACTCACTCCTCAACACGACAAACAGGGAAAGAATTTGCCTGCGAGTCTACCATGGGAGCTTGCATCTTACGAGGTCATCCGCTGTCCCGAAAGCTGATAGCCTAAAATCTAGCGATGTTTGAAGGTGATTTTGAAAAAACGCTCTAGCTACTGGCAACTTCTGCCCTATCTCCGTCCGCACTGGCCTCTGATTCTTCAGGCGTTGGCGTGTGTGGCTGTGTTCACCGCGTTTTGGCCATTCCTGGCTTGGGCGGCAGGTCGCCTG
Proteins encoded in this region:
- a CDS encoding GNAT family N-acetyltransferase: MTLDRHSSTQVAALIYESAPELFRILFGDRAIPVLSMLVERSHNRFSHRYIWVAEQEGEVIGVVVLVPTECLPDQADANAVLSLGQRLWVEAVQRFFLNAILRHDYPAQTLYIGNLAVRADCRGQGIGTALLQQCISQAEQVKAQSLFISVDIDNPRAQALYESLGFCPMDTLTRRLFGRIVGSTVLEKTLTSMPSAPE
- a CDS encoding SH3 domain-containing protein, giving the protein MYWDTAAFETTVPYSSGDRIGTLTATDPTAQINVRSESTQYSRAIAYGLVGDRVSILDCVVDTDSARSDLNWCEVRFPESGAIGWIRSDFIIFPSDGY